One window of Prionailurus bengalensis isolate Pbe53 chromosome B1, Fcat_Pben_1.1_paternal_pri, whole genome shotgun sequence genomic DNA carries:
- the LOC122478842 gene encoding transmembrane protease serine 11B-like protein translates to MSATYDRIKGGSNAQKGEWPWQATLKKNGRHYCGASLISERHLVTAAHCFQKTNNPKNYTVSFGTRVNPPYMQHHIQQIIVHEDYIPGEHHDDIAIIQLTEKVLFKNDVHRVCLPEATQVFPPGEGVVVTGWGALSYNGKSSENLTVCQYKSTKNGGLGTESKASFTSGCLLLRGNISGNDAYGLMALQIALVWNVLWRPIDCRNTLTWRN, encoded by the exons ATGTCAGCTACGTATGATAGAATCAAAGGAGGTTCCAATGCTCAGAAGGGAGAATGGCCTTGGCAAGCAACTCTCAAAAAGAATGGCCGACACTACTGCGGGGCATCTTTGATCAGTGAAAGACACCTGGTGACTGCAGCTCACTGCTTTCAAAA GACAAATAATCCAAAAAACTATACTGTCAGCTTTGGCACCAGAGTAAATCCCCCCTATATGCAACATCATATTCAACAAATTATAGTTCATGAAGACTACATCCCGGGTGAACATCATGATGATATTGCAATTATACAGCTCACCGAAAAAGTCTTATTCAAGAATGATGTACATCGAGTTTGTCTTCCTGAAGCCACACAGGTTTTTCCACCAGGTGAAGGAGTTGTTGTTACAGGATGGGGAGCACTTTCATATAATGGTAAGTCCAGTGAAAATTTAACAGTGTGTCAGTACAAAAGCACAAAAAATGGTGGGCTAGGCACAGAGTCAAAGGCATCATTTACTTCAGGATGCCTACTTCTCCGAGGCAATATCTCAGGAAATGATGCGTATGGACTTATGGCTTTGCAAATTGCCTTGGTGTGGAATGTTCTGTGGAGACCAATTGATTGTAGAAATACCCTAACCTGGAGAAACTAA